A genomic segment from Capra hircus breed San Clemente chromosome 7, ASM170441v1, whole genome shotgun sequence encodes:
- the AMH gene encoding muellerian-inhibiting factor isoform X2, with amino-acid sequence MPGPSLSLALVLSAMGALLRPGTPREEVSSTSASPREQATGSGTLIFQQDWDWPLPSLWLPGSPQDPLCLVTLHGSGNGSRAPLRVVGSLSGYEQAFLEAVRRTHWGLSDLTTFAVCPAGDGQPVLPHLQRLQAWLGEPGGQWLVVLHLEEVTWEPTPLLRFQEPPPGGASPPELALLVLYPGPGLEVTVTGAGLPGTQSLCLTADSDFLALVVDPPEGAWRRPGLALTLQRRGNGEPLSTAQLQALLFGADSRCFTRKTPALLLLLPARSSAPMPAHGRLDLVPFPQPRPSPEPEEAPPSADPFLETLTRLVRALRGPPARSSPPRLALDPGALAGFPQGQVNLSDPTALERLLDGEEPLLLLLPPTAATTGVPATPQGPKSPLWAAGLARRVAAELQAAAAELRALPGLPPAAPPLLARLLALCPGNPDGPGGPLRALLLLKALQGLRAEWRGRERSGSARAQRSTGAAAADGPCALRELSVDLRAERSVLIPETYQANNCQGACGWPQSDRNPRYGNHVVLLLKMQARGAALARPPCCVPTAYTGKLLISLSEERISAHHVPNMVATECGCR; translated from the exons ATGCCCGGTCCATCTCTCTCTCTGGCCCTGGTGCTGTCGGCCATGGGGGCTCTGCTGAGGCCAGGGACCCCCAGGGAAGAGGTCTCCAGTACCTCAGCCTCGCCCAGGGAGCAGGCCACAGGCAGCGGGACACTCATCTTTCAGCAAGACTGGGACTGGCCACTCCCCAGTCTCTGGCTGCCAGGCAGCCCTCAGGACCCCCTGTGCCTGGTGACCCTGCATGGGAGTGGCAACGGGAGCAGGGCCCCCCTGCGGGTGGTGGGGTCCCTGAGCGGCTATGAGCAGGCCTTCCTGGAGGCTGTGCGGCGCACCCACTGGGGCCTGAGTGACTTGACCACCTTCGCTGTGTGCCCCGCTGGCGATGGGCAGCCTGTGCTGCCCCACCTGCAGCGGCTGCAGGCATGGCTGGGAGAGCCCGGGGGTCAGTGGCTGGTGGTCCTGCACCTGGAGGAAG TGACGTGGGAGCCGACACCCTTGCTGAGGTTCCAGGAGCCTCCACCTGGAGGAGCCAGCCCCCCAGAGCTGGCGCTGCTGGTGTTGTACCCAGGGCCTGGCCTGGAGGTCACTGTCACCGGGGCTGGGCTACCTGGCACCCAG AGCCTCTGCCTGACCGCAGACTCGGACTTCCTGGCCTTGGTCGTGGACCCTCCGGAGGGGGCCTGGCGCCGGCCTGGGCTAGCCCTGACCCTGCAGCGCCGTGGAAATG GTGAGCCCCTGAGCACCGCCCAGCTGCAGGCGCTGCTGTTCGGTGCGGACTCCCGCTGCTTCACACGAAAGACCCCGGCCCTGTTGCTCTTGCTGCCGGCGCGGTCGTCGGCACCGATGCCCGCGCACGGTCGGCTGGACTTGGTGCCCTTCCCACAGCCCAG GCCTTCCCCAGAGCCAGAGGAGGCACCGCCCAGCGCCGATCCCTTCCTGGAGACTCTCACGCGCCTGGTGCGCGCCCTGCGGGGACCCCCGGCCCGAAGCTCACCACCGCGACTGGCCTTGGACCCCGGCGCACTGGCTGGTTTCCCGCAGGGCCAGGTCAACCTGTCGGACCCTACGGCCCTGGAGCGCCTGCTGGACGGCGAggagccgctgctgctgctgctgccgccgacGGCAGCCACCACCGGGGTCCCCGCAACGCCGCAAGGTCCCAAGTCCCCTCTGTGGGCCGCGGGACTAGCGCGCCGGGTGGCTGCCGAGCTTCAGGCAGCAGCTGCCGAGCTGCGCGCCCTCCCGGGGCTGCCTCCCGCCGCCCCTCCGCTGCTGGCGCGCCTGCTGGCACTGTGCCCGGGAAACCCAGATGGCCCCGGCGGCCCGCTGCGCGCTCTGCTGCTACTCAAAGCGCTGCAGGGCCTGCGCGCTGAGTGGCGCGGGCGGGAGCGGAGCGGCTCTGCACGGGCGCAGCGCAGCACCGGAGCCGCGGCTGCAGACGGGCCGTGCGCTCTGCGTGAGCTGAGCGTAGACCTGCGGGCCGAGCGCTCGGTGCTCATCCCCGAGACATACCAGGCCAACAACTGCCAGGGCGCCTGCGGCTGGCCTCAGTCGGACCGCAACCCACGCTACGGCAACCACGTGGTGCTGCTGCTGAAGATGCAGGCCCGCGGCGCCGCCCTGGCGCGCCCGCCCTGCTGTGTGCCCACAGCCTACACAGGCAAGCTCCTCATCAGCCTGTCCGAGGAGCGCATCAGTGCGCACCACGTCCCGAACATGGTGGCCACCGAGTGCGGCTGCCGGTGA
- the AMH gene encoding muellerian-inhibiting factor isoform X1, whose translation MPGPSLSLALVLSAMGALLRPGTPREEVSSTSASPREQATGSGTLIFQQDWDWPLPSLWLPGSPQDPLCLVTLHGSGNGSRAPLRVVGSLSGYEQAFLEAVRRTHWGLSDLTTFAVCPAGDGQPVLPHLQRLQAWLGEPGGQWLVVLHLEEVTWEPTPLLRFQEPPPGGASPPELALLVLYPGPGLEVTVTGAGLPGTQSLCLTADSDFLALVVDPPEGAWRRPGLALTLQRRGNGEPLSTAQLQALLFGADSRCFTRKTPALLLLLPARSSAPMPAHGRLDLVPFPQPRCAQARTWGCGECGRRSLAPSRPPTLLSRPSPEPEEAPPSADPFLETLTRLVRALRGPPARSSPPRLALDPGALAGFPQGQVNLSDPTALERLLDGEEPLLLLLPPTAATTGVPATPQGPKSPLWAAGLARRVAAELQAAAAELRALPGLPPAAPPLLARLLALCPGNPDGPGGPLRALLLLKALQGLRAEWRGRERSGSARAQRSTGAAAADGPCALRELSVDLRAERSVLIPETYQANNCQGACGWPQSDRNPRYGNHVVLLLKMQARGAALARPPCCVPTAYTGKLLISLSEERISAHHVPNMVATECGCR comes from the exons ATGCCCGGTCCATCTCTCTCTCTGGCCCTGGTGCTGTCGGCCATGGGGGCTCTGCTGAGGCCAGGGACCCCCAGGGAAGAGGTCTCCAGTACCTCAGCCTCGCCCAGGGAGCAGGCCACAGGCAGCGGGACACTCATCTTTCAGCAAGACTGGGACTGGCCACTCCCCAGTCTCTGGCTGCCAGGCAGCCCTCAGGACCCCCTGTGCCTGGTGACCCTGCATGGGAGTGGCAACGGGAGCAGGGCCCCCCTGCGGGTGGTGGGGTCCCTGAGCGGCTATGAGCAGGCCTTCCTGGAGGCTGTGCGGCGCACCCACTGGGGCCTGAGTGACTTGACCACCTTCGCTGTGTGCCCCGCTGGCGATGGGCAGCCTGTGCTGCCCCACCTGCAGCGGCTGCAGGCATGGCTGGGAGAGCCCGGGGGTCAGTGGCTGGTGGTCCTGCACCTGGAGGAAG TGACGTGGGAGCCGACACCCTTGCTGAGGTTCCAGGAGCCTCCACCTGGAGGAGCCAGCCCCCCAGAGCTGGCGCTGCTGGTGTTGTACCCAGGGCCTGGCCTGGAGGTCACTGTCACCGGGGCTGGGCTACCTGGCACCCAG AGCCTCTGCCTGACCGCAGACTCGGACTTCCTGGCCTTGGTCGTGGACCCTCCGGAGGGGGCCTGGCGCCGGCCTGGGCTAGCCCTGACCCTGCAGCGCCGTGGAAATG GTGAGCCCCTGAGCACCGCCCAGCTGCAGGCGCTGCTGTTCGGTGCGGACTCCCGCTGCTTCACACGAAAGACCCCGGCCCTGTTGCTCTTGCTGCCGGCGCGGTCGTCGGCACCGATGCCCGCGCACGGTCGGCTGGACTTGGTGCCCTTCCCACAGCCCAGGTGCGCGCAGGCTCGGACCTGGGGATGCGGGGAGTGTGGACGCCGCAGCCTTGCGCCCTCCCGACCCCCGACTCTGCTGTCCAGGCCTTCCCCAGAGCCAGAGGAGGCACCGCCCAGCGCCGATCCCTTCCTGGAGACTCTCACGCGCCTGGTGCGCGCCCTGCGGGGACCCCCGGCCCGAAGCTCACCACCGCGACTGGCCTTGGACCCCGGCGCACTGGCTGGTTTCCCGCAGGGCCAGGTCAACCTGTCGGACCCTACGGCCCTGGAGCGCCTGCTGGACGGCGAggagccgctgctgctgctgctgccgccgacGGCAGCCACCACCGGGGTCCCCGCAACGCCGCAAGGTCCCAAGTCCCCTCTGTGGGCCGCGGGACTAGCGCGCCGGGTGGCTGCCGAGCTTCAGGCAGCAGCTGCCGAGCTGCGCGCCCTCCCGGGGCTGCCTCCCGCCGCCCCTCCGCTGCTGGCGCGCCTGCTGGCACTGTGCCCGGGAAACCCAGATGGCCCCGGCGGCCCGCTGCGCGCTCTGCTGCTACTCAAAGCGCTGCAGGGCCTGCGCGCTGAGTGGCGCGGGCGGGAGCGGAGCGGCTCTGCACGGGCGCAGCGCAGCACCGGAGCCGCGGCTGCAGACGGGCCGTGCGCTCTGCGTGAGCTGAGCGTAGACCTGCGGGCCGAGCGCTCGGTGCTCATCCCCGAGACATACCAGGCCAACAACTGCCAGGGCGCCTGCGGCTGGCCTCAGTCGGACCGCAACCCACGCTACGGCAACCACGTGGTGCTGCTGCTGAAGATGCAGGCCCGCGGCGCCGCCCTGGCGCGCCCGCCCTGCTGTGTGCCCACAGCCTACACAGGCAAGCTCCTCATCAGCCTGTCCGAGGAGCGCATCAGTGCGCACCACGTCCCGAACATGGTGGCCACCGAGTGCGGCTGCCGGTGA
- the SF3A2 gene encoding splicing factor 3A subunit 2: MDFQHRPGGKTGSGGVASSSESNRDRRERLRQLALETIDINKDPYFMKNHLGSYECKLCLTLHNNEGSYLAHTQGKKHQTNLARRAAKEAKEAPAQPAPEKVKVEVKKFVKIGRPGYKVTKQRDTEMGQQSLLFQIDYPEIAEGIMPRHRFMSAYEQRIEPPDRRWQYLLMAAEPYETIAFKVPSREIDKAEGKFWTHWNRETKQFFLQFHFKMEKPPAPPSLPAGPPGVKRPPPPLMNGLPPRPPLPESLPPPPPGGLPLPPMPPSGPAPSGPPGPPQLPPPAPGVHPPAPVVHPPASGVHPPAPGVHPPAPGVHPPAPVVHPPASGVHPPAPGVHPPAPGVHPPAPGVHPPAPGVHPPPSAGVHPQAPVVHPPAPAVHPQAPGVHPTPAVHPQAPGVHPPAPGVHPPAPGIHPQPPGVHPPPPGVHPPAPGVHPQPPGVHPSNPGVHPPTPMPPMLRPPLPSEGPGNIPPPPPTN, from the exons ATGGACTTCCAGCATCGCCCCGGGGGCAAGACCGGGAGCGGGGGCGTGGCCTCCTCCTCTGAGAGCAACCGGGACCGCCGGGAGCGCCTGCGACAGCTGGCCCTAGAAACCATTGACATCAATAAG GACCCCTACTTCATGAAGAACCATCTGGGCTCCTATGAGTGCAAACTGTGCCTAACGCTACATAACAATGAG GGGAGTTACCTCGCGCACACCCAGGGGAAGAAACATCAGACCAACTT GGCCCGGCGAGCAGCCAAGGAGGCCAAGGAGGCCCCCGCCCAGCCAGCACCGGAGAAGGTCAAGGTAGAAGTGAAGAAGTTTGTGAAGATCGGCCGCCCGGGCTACAAAG TAACCAAGCAGAGGGATACAGAGATGGGCCAGCAGAGCCTCCTTTTCCAG ATCGACTACCCTGAGATTGCCGAGGGCATCATGCCCCGACACCGCTTCATGTCTGCCTACGAGCAGAGGATCGAGCCCCCGGACCGGCGCTGGCAGTACCTACTCATGGCCGCTGAGCCCTATGAGACCATCGCCTTCAAG GTGCCAAGCAGGGAAATAGACAAGGCTGAAGGCAAGTTCTGGACTCACTGGAACCGGGAAACCAAGCAA TTTTTCCTCCAGTTCCACTTCAAGATGGAGAAGCCACCAGCCCCACCGAGCCTTCCTGCTGGGCCTCCTGGGGTGAAacggcccccacccccactgatGAACGGCCTGCCCCCTCGCCCGCCACTACCAGAGTCGCTGCCTCCGCCCCCACCAGGAGGCCTGCCCCTGCCACCGATGCCGCCCAGTGGGCCTGCACCCTCAGGGCCCCCAGGCCCTCCTCAGCTGCCCCCACCGGCTCCTGGGGTCCACCCACCAGCACCAGTGGTTCACCCACCAGCCTCTGGGGTGCATCCCCCTGCTCCTGGGGTCCATCCCCCAGCTCCTGGGGTCCACCCCCCAGCACCAGTGGTTCACCCACCAGCATCTGGGGTCCACCCCCCTGCTCCAGGGGTCCACCCTCCAGCCCCAGGAGTCCACCCTCCTGCTCCGGGAGTCCACCCTCCAGCCCCAGGGGTCCATCCTCCCCCATCTGCTGGTGTTCACCCCCAGGCACCAGTGGTGCACCCACCAGCTCCTGCAGTTCACCCCCAGGCTCCGGGGGTGCACCCGACTCCTGCTGTTCACCCCCAGGCTCCAGGGGTCCACCCACCAGCTCCTGGGGTCCACCCACCAGCCCCTGGGATCCACCCCCAGCCTCCTGGGGTCCACCCCCCTCCTCCTGGGGTCCATCCTCCGGCTCCTGGGGTCCATCCTCAGCCACCTGGGGTGCACCCCTCAAATCCTGGGGTGCACCCCCCAACGCCCATGCCCCCGATGCTGAGGCCTCCACTGCCCTCCGAAGGCCCTGGGAacattcctccccctcctcccaccaacTGA